Genomic window (Buchnera aphidicola (Kaburagia rhusicola ensigallis)):
GATTAGTCCAAATGCTGAACCTCCAGTATGTCGTATTATGAATTATGGAAAATTTTTATATAAAAAAAGTAAATCTATCAAGGAACAACGGAAAAAGCAAAAAATAATTCATGTTAAGGAAGTGAAATTTCGTCCTGGAACCGATGAAGGTGATTATCAAGTTAAATTACGTAGTTTGATTCGTTTTTTAAAAGATGGACATAAAGTAAAAATTACTTTGCGTTTTCGTGGACGTGAAATGGTTCATCAACAAATTGGTATACAAGTATTGAATCGTATCAAAAATGATTTAATAGAATTAGCTTTGATAGAAACTTTTCCATCTAAAATTGAAGGTCGTCAAATGATCATGGTTTTAGCACCTAAAAGAAAGTAACAAAATTGTTATAATATAAATTATAATTAATATTATTTTGTTGTTTTTTATTACATTCCTATGTTAATTTTAAATTGGAATATTATAATGCCTAGAATTAAAACTTTACGTAGTGCAGCTAAGCGTTTTAAAAAAACTGCATCTGGTAGATTTAAGAGAAAACAAGCTAACTTAAGACATATTTTAACAAAAAAATCTACTGATCGTAAAAGAAATTTGCGTTCAAAAATAGTGGTATCTCAAAAAGATAACAATAGGGTGCGTCTATTTTTACCTTATTTATGAACTAATTGAAATTTATTTTAAGAAAAGGAGAAAAACACCATGGCTCGCGTAAAACGTGGGGTAATTTCTCATGCTCGTCATAAAAAAGTTTTGAAGAAAGCCAAAGGTTATTATGGTGCACGATCAAGAACCTATAGGTCGGCTTGTCAAGCTGTTATTAAGTCAGGACAATATTCTTATCGCGATCGTCGTCAAAAAAAGCGTCAATTTAGAAAACTATGGATTTCTCGCATCAATTCTGCTGCACGTGCTAACCAGATGTCTTATAGTCAATTTATGTATGGTTTAAAACAATCGTCTATAAACATTGATCGAAAAATATTATCTGACATTGCACTTTTTGACAGCGATGCTTTTAATTTATTAGTACAACATTCAAAAAGTTCATTATAATAAGAATGAATATTTAGGAGGGAGTAACTAATCTCTCCTAATGTAAAATTGTTTTGTAATGATGAAGTTATGTAAAATATATAATATAGCTCAAATTATAATTCGTATCATTTAAAAATTGAGATAATTTTAAAAAGCTTCCAAGTAAGGAAGCTTTTTGATATGGCTGGTGTTGTTACTATTTTATGGTATGTAATAGAGAACTAAGGAAAAATCGTGTTTGATTCTGTGAAATTAATGCAATTAGTAAATACAGAGATAAAAAATATTACAACTGTACAAGAATTAAATATATTAAAAGTCAAGTATTTAGGAAAAAAAGGATATGTTTCTTCTAAAATATTTCAATTACGTCATGTTTCAAAAAATGAAAAAAGAAAATTTGGTGAAATGTTAAACAAAGTTAAAACTGATTTAAAAATTTTGTTTCGTAGATATCAGCAACAGTTAGAAAGATCATCTTACGACAAATTATTACAGGAAGATATTATTGATATATCATTGCCTGGACGTCGTAATAATGTTGGTGCATTACATCCAATAACCCAAGTAATTAGTGATGTAGAAAGTTTTTTTTTAAAATTAGGATTTGAAATTGTTAGAGGGCAAGAAATAGATGATGATTATCATAATTTTGATGCGTTAAATATTTCGAAGAATCATCCGTCTAGAACTGATCATGATACTTTTTGGTTTGATTCTCATCGTTTATTACGAACTCAAACTTCTAATATGCAAATTAGATCTATGAAAAAAATGCAATTACCAATTACAATTATTGTACCAGGAAAGGTATATAGAAATGATTGCGATAGTACTCATACACCTATGTTTCATCAAATTGAAGGGTTAGTAATTAACAAAAATGTGAATTTTTCTAATTTAAAATGGATAATTGAATTATTTTTGAATTATTTTTTTGAAAATAGTATTAAAATTCGATTTAGACCGTCATATTTCCCTTTCACTTTCATATCAACTGAAGTAGATATTTTAGGAAACAATAAAAAATGGTTAGAAATATTAGGTTGTGGTATGGTTCATCCAAATGTATTAAAAAATGTTAATATTGATTCAGAGGAATATTCTGGTTATGCTTTTGGTTTAGGAGTAGAAAGAATTGCTATGTTACGTTATGGAATTTCAGATATTCGCACATTTTTTGAAAATGATTTAAAATTTCTTAAACAATTTAAATAAAAGTGAGTATGTAGTAATGGAATTTAGTGAAAGATGGTTACGAGAATGGATAAATCCAGATGTAAATGTTCGATTGTTATGCAATCAAATGACGGAACTAGGATTAGAAGTAGAAAAAGTGACTAAAATTTCAAGTATGTGCACTAATTTGATTGTTGGTGAGATAATTAAATGTTTGGTACATTACAATACTGCTCAATTGCTATTAGTAAAAATTAGTATTGGGAATAATGTATGTATTCAAGTGGTATCCAGGTATGTTAGTTTTACAAAAGGTGATAAAGTAGTTATAGCTACTACAAATTCTAGATTATTTGACAATACGTTTTTCAAGTTAGTTGAATTACAAGCAATAAAAAATGATGGAATCATTTGTTTTCATGAAGATTTAGGTATAACAAATATCGATAGTAGTATCATTATGTTACCATTTTATGCTGTAGTGGGTTCGAATGCATGTGAATATTTGTCTTTAGATGATCATATTATTAAAATTAGCAGTACTCCTAATCGTTCAGATGCATTAAGTATATTAGGTATAGCACGAGATCTTGCAGCATGGAATAATTTGCCTCTTCCGCATTTACAAAAATATTTTAATTTAGTCAAGAGCACAGAAAAGTTAGAAATATTAATTAATATTCCAGACATTTGTCATCGTTTTTTTGGAAGGATTATGACTAATATTGATGCTACAGTTAATACTCCATTTTGGATGTTAGAAAGACTTAAACGTTCTTCCATAAAATCTTCTAATGTTATTGTGAATATTATAAACTATGTATTAATAGAATTAGGGCAGCCGTTGTATGTTATTAATTTAAGTAGTATTTCTGATAAAATTATTATAAGAAAATCTTATAAGAATGAAAATTTTGTTAGCGATAGTAATCAAAAAATATTGATAGATAGCGATACGTTAGTAGTATCAGATGAAGAAAAAATATTAGTTTTAGGTGGGCATGTGAATTCTTGTATTTCAAAAATAGACTTTGATTCTAAAAGTTTATTTTTAGGATGCGGATTGTATGCTAATCCAGATATTTCGAAAAAATCTTTTAAATATGGATGTAAAAATGCTTTTACAAACTGTTACGCAAGAGGAGTTGATGCAACTATACAACATGAAGTATTGGAATATGCTACTTATTTAATTTTAAAATTGTGTTGTGGAGAAGCTAGCGTTATTACATCCAAAATTAGCAGTACAAAGATATTTAACCAAATAAGAATTAAGTTGTATCGAAAAAAATTATATAAAATTATTGGACATGTTATTAGTGATGAATCAATTATCTATAATTTAACAAAATTAGGTTTTAAAGTAATTGTTAATGATCAATATTTATCAATATTCCCTCCTAGTTGGAGATTAGATATTAATATAGAAGAAGATGTCATTGGTGAATTATTACGTATTATTGGATATAAAAAAATTTTTTCAGTTCCTATATCTACGCGTTCGCACGTTATATGCGATGATCAAGCGTACACTTTGTTAAATAGAGCTAAACTATTTTTAGTAGATCAAGGATATCATGAAATAATTACATATGGATTTGTTGATCCCAAGTTACAACAATTATTATTTCCTGATATAGTTCCTTTGCATTTGTCTAATCCTATTTCGAGAGATATGTCATCTATGCGAGTTTCTTTATGGCCTGGATTATTATCAAGTATTATTTATAATCAAAATCGTCAAGAAAATAGATTGCGCTTTTTTGAAAGTGGATTATGTTTTTTACAGAATTCTAAAAAAAATTTAGGAGTTGAACAAATTTTGTATTTTTCCGGAATATTAAGTGGATATAGAGATGAATTTCATTGGGACGTATTAGAAAAAAAAAGTGATTTTTATGATTTAAAAGGTAATGTAGAATCTGTATTAGATGTATTAGGAAAATTACATCTAGTAACGTTTAAAAAATTTTATATTCCAGGATTACATCCTAGTCAAAGTGTTGCTATTTATCTTAAAAATAAAATAATTGGTTTTATGGGCAGTATTAGTCCAAATTTAGAAAAAAAATTAGATTTAAAATATAGAACGGTTGTATTTGAACTTATGTGGAACAAAATTTCTTCTTTAAATTACACGAAAATAACAACTATTTCTGAATATCCAAGAAGTATTAGAGATATTTCTATAATTGTAGATGAAGTGGTCCCGGTTAGAGATATTATTTTAGCGTGTAAAAAATCTTCTTTCGAAGCAATTGTTGAAATCAATTTATTTGATATTTTTCGTGGAAGTCAAATAGGAATAGGAAAAAAAAGTTTGGCATTACGTTTGACATTTGAAAATAAGAATAAAACTTTTACAGAACAAGAAGTTTCAAAAATTTTGCAAAAATGTATTGAAACATTAAAACTGAAATTTAATGCGCAATTAAGATAAAATATATATATTAAATTTAAAAAAGCATAATAGTTATTACTATAACTCAGGAAATTAATATATATATATTATGAATTTTTAATTTAATAAAAATTTTGGAATATTTTTCATGTGATTTTAAAATCAGATTTACTTGAAAGTAATTTAGAACTAATTTATAATTGTTTTTAAATATTGTTATGTGTAATGAAGTAATAGTTTTTAAGAAATTTATATATTTGAAATTTAATTATTTTGATGTTTTTTATTTTGTAACAGTATTTTATATTAATTAATATTCTAAAGATTTTTTAATTTTTAACTTTAATTAAATGTATATGTTTTATTTTAATAGTTTTAAAATTGTTAGATAAGTAATTGAACTAGAAATTTTTTATAGACATTTATTTATATCAAATGATTATATTAACATTTTTTATTGTTCATTTTATAATAAAAGGAATATTTCGTGAATTTATTAATTTCTGAAGCGTTTGCTTCAAGTAGCGCTGTACATCAAAATAATCCATATTCTTTTATATGTATGTTATTGTTTTTTGTAGCGATTTTTTATTTTATAATTTTTCGTCCTCAAAAAAATAAAATTAAAGCACATAGAGCGCTTATTGATTCTCTTTCCAAAGATGATGAAGTTCTTACTACTAGCGGTTTTATAGGAAAAATAAAAAATATTACTAAACAAGGATATATTTTGTTAGTATTAAACGATAATGTTGAGGTATTAATAAAAAGCGATTATATATCATTGGTATTACCAAAAAATACTATCAAAAAGCTTGATTATTGAAATTATGTAAAATATAAAGGTTTCTTCTAACGTATGTTTACTCGCATTTTTGTTTTGAAGTTATGTACTATAGTAATAGTTTTATTATTAGGATTCATTTATGCATGTCCAAATTTTTATCAAAATACTCTATCAATAGAACTCAATTATGTCAAAAATAATAATAGTTCTTTTAATAATTGCGTACTAGAATTATTGAATATTTTGAAGAATGAGAAAATTCATTATGTTAAATTTCAAATAAAACATAAAAGTATATTTTTATATTTTAATACAACAAATGAGCAGTTTGATGCTTTTAATAAGTTAAACAAAATATTTTTAGATAAGAAAGTTATTATATCACTTTCTTCTAATATAAATTATCCTCAATTATTGAAATTTTTTGGGGCTAAACCCATGCGTTTAGGATTGGATTTAAAAGGTGGAACTCATTTTTTATTAAAAATGGATACTAATTATATATTTCATGAATGTCAATCTAATATAAAAAAATATTTTTTAGATTACATTTCTCAAAATAATTATACAGATATAAATATAAGAGAAACACAACATTACGGTGTACAACTTGTTTCTAAACATTTTTTTTTACTAGATAAAATACAAAACGAACTTACTGCGAAAAATCCTGATTTATTGTTTAGTCGTAATACTAAAAATGTATTATTAGTAAATTACAGTAGTTCATACATAAAATCTATGATTCAATCGGCTATTGAAAGAAATATATATATATTAAAAAATCGTATATATCAATTGGGTATTGCAGAACCTATCATACAACAGACTAATAATAATTGCATTATTGTAGAATTACCTGATTTTAAAAATAGTATTCAAGTAAAAGAAATTCTTAGCTCTAATTTTAAGATAGAATTTCATTTAGTTAATACTAGTAAAGATATAGAATTTCAAAAAAATGGCAATCATATTGTTCATGGTTCTACGTTATATCGCGTAAATGGTTTTGATTCAGTATTACTTTATAATGATGCATTTATGTCAGGGAAATATATTTTAGATGCGGATTATATAATAAATAATCTCGATCAAATTGAAGTGAATGTACAATTAAATCGCTTTGGTGGTGAAGCTATGACTAAT
Coding sequences:
- the rpmI gene encoding 50S ribosomal protein L35; this translates as MPRIKTLRSAAKRFKKTASGRFKRKQANLRHILTKKSTDRKRNLRSKIVVSQKDNNRVRLFLPYL
- the pheS gene encoding phenylalanine--tRNA ligase subunit alpha, translated to MFDSVKLMQLVNTEIKNITTVQELNILKVKYLGKKGYVSSKIFQLRHVSKNEKRKFGEMLNKVKTDLKILFRRYQQQLERSSYDKLLQEDIIDISLPGRRNNVGALHPITQVISDVESFFLKLGFEIVRGQEIDDDYHNFDALNISKNHPSRTDHDTFWFDSHRLLRTQTSNMQIRSMKKMQLPITIIVPGKVYRNDCDSTHTPMFHQIEGLVINKNVNFSNLKWIIELFLNYFFENSIKIRFRPSYFPFTFISTEVDILGNNKKWLEILGCGMVHPNVLKNVNIDSEEYSGYAFGLGVERIAMLRYGISDIRTFFENDLKFLKQFK
- the pheT gene encoding phenylalanine--tRNA ligase subunit beta, coding for MEFSERWLREWINPDVNVRLLCNQMTELGLEVEKVTKISSMCTNLIVGEIIKCLVHYNTAQLLLVKISIGNNVCIQVVSRYVSFTKGDKVVIATTNSRLFDNTFFKLVELQAIKNDGIICFHEDLGITNIDSSIIMLPFYAVVGSNACEYLSLDDHIIKISSTPNRSDALSILGIARDLAAWNNLPLPHLQKYFNLVKSTEKLEILINIPDICHRFFGRIMTNIDATVNTPFWMLERLKRSSIKSSNVIVNIINYVLIELGQPLYVINLSSISDKIIIRKSYKNENFVSDSNQKILIDSDTLVVSDEEKILVLGGHVNSCISKIDFDSKSLFLGCGLYANPDISKKSFKYGCKNAFTNCYARGVDATIQHEVLEYATYLILKLCCGEASVITSKISSTKIFNQIRIKLYRKKLYKIIGHVISDESIIYNLTKLGFKVIVNDQYLSIFPPSWRLDINIEEDVIGELLRIIGYKKIFSVPISTRSHVICDDQAYTLLNRAKLFLVDQGYHEIITYGFVDPKLQQLLFPDIVPLHLSNPISRDMSSMRVSLWPGLLSSIIYNQNRQENRLRFFESGLCFLQNSKKNLGVEQILYFSGILSGYRDEFHWDVLEKKSDFYDLKGNVESVLDVLGKLHLVTFKKFYIPGLHPSQSVAIYLKNKIIGFMGSISPNLEKKLDLKYRTVVFELMWNKISSLNYTKITTISEYPRSIRDISIIVDEVVPVRDIILACKKSSFEAIVEINLFDIFRGSQIGIGKKSLALRLTFENKNKTFTEQEVSKILQKCIETLKLKFNAQLR
- the rplT gene encoding 50S ribosomal protein L20, with the protein product MARVKRGVISHARHKKVLKKAKGYYGARSRTYRSACQAVIKSGQYSYRDRRQKKRQFRKLWISRINSAARANQMSYSQFMYGLKQSSINIDRKILSDIALFDSDAFNLLVQHSKSSL
- the secD gene encoding protein translocase subunit SecD; amino-acid sequence: MFTRIFVLKLCTIVIVLLLGFIYACPNFYQNTLSIELNYVKNNNSSFNNCVLELLNILKNEKIHYVKFQIKHKSIFLYFNTTNEQFDAFNKLNKIFLDKKVIISLSSNINYPQLLKFFGAKPMRLGLDLKGGTHFLLKMDTNYIFHECQSNIKKYFLDYISQNNYTDINIRETQHYGVQLVSKHFFLLDKIQNELTAKNPDLLFSRNTKNVLLVNYSSSYIKSMIQSAIERNIYILKNRIYQLGIAEPIIQQTNNNCIIVELPDFKNSIQVKEILSSNFKIEFHLVNTSKDIEFQKNGNHIVHGSTLYRVNGFDSVLLYNDAFMSGKYILDADYIINNLDQIEVNVQLNRFGGEAMTNITKNHIGEYIAILWIEYVNKNINVHSKNSLFKKRETVINIAKINSILGSSFKIVGMRDVSDAKKLSVLLKTGSFIAPITIIEENVIGPSIGKENIKNGILSCMISVALCILIMITRYKKSGLIVSISLVSNLLLIIAIMSILPGIVLTMPGIASILLMLAFSIDANVLINERIREEIKNNLYILEAVRKGYFQAYFSIFDANVSMLIISIVLYIIGTDIIRNFAVTTIVGIFTSLFSSLFVTRTIIQLFYHKHRINKLSI
- the infC gene encoding translation initiation factor IF-3, whose product is MKGGKRVQIIKPNRINHEIRALKVRLSGFNGEQIGIVTLKDALNKAKEIGADLVEISPNAEPPVCRIMNYGKFLYKKSKSIKEQRKKQKIIHVKEVKFRPGTDEGDYQVKLRSLIRFLKDGHKVKITLRFRGREMVHQQIGIQVLNRIKNDLIELALIETFPSKIEGRQMIMVLAPKRK
- the yajC gene encoding preprotein translocase subunit YajC — translated: MNLLISEAFASSSAVHQNNPYSFICMLLFFVAIFYFIIFRPQKNKIKAHRALIDSLSKDDEVLTTSGFIGKIKNITKQGYILLVLNDNVEVLIKSDYISLVLPKNTIKKLDY